A genomic stretch from Hydrogenimonas urashimensis includes:
- a CDS encoding N-acetyltransferase: MQEIVRKEVEEGIILPRSDDELATNIRSYIVAKEAFGGEIVGYVALHIHSMRLGEIRSLIVKEGHRHRNIGTGLVERAIEEGRGLRLREVLALTYMGTFFERLGFKEIPKETIPEHKIWADCIKCKYFPVCNEISLIKKL, translated from the coding sequence ATGCAGGAGATTGTCAGGAAAGAGGTGGAGGAGGGGATCATTCTTCCGCGCTCTGACGACGAACTGGCGACCAATATCCGCTCCTATATCGTGGCAAAAGAGGCTTTTGGCGGCGAGATCGTTGGGTATGTGGCGCTCCATATCCATTCGATGCGGCTGGGAGAGATACGGAGTCTCATTGTCAAAGAGGGGCACCGGCACAGAAATATCGGCACCGGGCTTGTGGAGCGGGCGATCGAAGAGGGAAGAGGCCTGAGACTTCGCGAAGTGCTGGCCCTGACATATATGGGAACCTTTTTCGAACGCCTCGGTTTCAAAGAGATCCCGAAAGAGACGATACCCGAACACAAAATCTGGGCGGACTGCATCAAATGCAAATATTTCCCCGTGTGCAACGAAATATCGCTGATCAAAAAACTCTGA
- a CDS encoding calcium/sodium antiporter produces MIDFVIFVVSMGALIWGAEFIIKESERIAFHHNISEFIIGATLIALGTSLPEMAASVAASIKGQSDMAVANVLGSNIMNIALVLGLVFLIASRIAPHRDLFFKDSAWLLFPVIIFPLMILDGSLSRIDGFLLFAMMGAYVMFLIQSGSEEQLAELDVEMKKEVFNWPKTIALLAAGFVLVVVGADYAIESAANIARAFGISEWIIGLLLIAFGTSLPELVVSIKAARQGKADMSIGNIIGSNMANTSVVLGSAAMTRPLSIDLVNSSFDVFLMIGVTLMLVFITANRLYAKASGVMLLIVLAIFLQHALSA; encoded by the coding sequence ATGATCGATTTCGTGATCTTCGTCGTCAGCATGGGCGCTCTGATATGGGGAGCCGAATTCATCATCAAAGAGTCCGAGCGCATCGCTTTTCACCATAACATCAGCGAATTCATCATCGGCGCGACACTGATCGCCCTGGGGACCAGCCTGCCCGAAATGGCGGCCAGTGTCGCCGCGAGCATCAAGGGGCAGAGCGATATGGCCGTCGCCAACGTCCTGGGTTCGAACATCATGAATATCGCACTGGTGCTCGGACTTGTCTTTCTGATCGCATCACGCATCGCGCCCCATCGCGATCTCTTCTTCAAGGACAGCGCGTGGCTTCTTTTTCCTGTCATCATCTTCCCGCTGATGATTCTCGACGGTTCCCTCTCCCGCATCGACGGTTTTTTGCTATTTGCGATGATGGGAGCCTACGTGATGTTCCTGATCCAGTCAGGCAGTGAGGAGCAACTGGCCGAATTGGACGTGGAGATGAAAAAAGAGGTGTTCAACTGGCCCAAAACCATCGCTCTGCTGGCAGCAGGCTTTGTTCTGGTCGTTGTCGGCGCGGATTACGCCATCGAGAGTGCCGCCAACATCGCCAGGGCGTTCGGAATCAGCGAATGGATCATCGGTCTGCTTCTCATCGCCTTCGGGACCAGCCTTCCGGAACTGGTCGTCAGCATCAAGGCGGCCCGTCAGGGCAAAGCCGACATGAGCATCGGAAACATCATCGGCTCCAATATGGCCAACACGTCCGTCGTGCTCGGCTCCGCCGCTATGACACGACCCCTTTCCATCGACCTTGTCAACAGCTCTTTCGATGTTTTCCTGATGATCGGCGTCACATTGATGCTCGTCTTCATCACCGCCAACAGACTCTACGCCAAAGCCTCCGGCGTCATGCTGCTCATCGTACTGGCCATTTTCCTGCAGCATGCGCTGAGCGCATAG
- the mrdA gene encoding penicillin-binding protein 2, translating into MKIKLLLAFFTIVWMVLLVRIYQLTVKSNTYYESLAKQNIVKKEWILPVRGEILDRHGKPLAINKIGFKILVDAHLASKKRLPELLKALKDIERDFPDVNRTKLLRRYRRIDSPYRHDPIVMVKFLPYEQVLPHYTELSRKPHITIEPTTKRYYPYGDMTAHVIGYVGKANQKEMAGDEMVKLTMIAGKSGLEKYYNRFLEGRPGYKKVKVSAFNEQIDVLKTVPPKEDTDITLHLDMELQAFISEMFKREKKSGAVIVMRTDGAILSAGSYPAFDPNDFVSGISKEEWKRIIENLNHPFTNKLIHGLYPPGSVIKPGVALGLIDSKKVSPYTTFFCNGAIELGKTVKHKFRCWKSSGHGKTDMVKAIRESCDVYFYKGSLVTGINKIARELRKMGLGEKSGIDLPNEFIGVIPDKMWKMSKYGQPWYMGETLNAAIGQGYVLVTPMQIARYTALLATGKLPKPYLVESLAGRKLKPVLTDVLTLREKRSLPIIRRAMYEVCNHPKGTAYWALKGTKVKVAGKTGTAQVIGIPQEEKKRMKEDELAYYHRSHAWLTTYGPYRHPQYVVTILIEHGGHGGSAAGPMTKAIYNWLIDHGYIK; encoded by the coding sequence TTGAAGATCAAACTGCTTCTGGCCTTTTTCACGATCGTCTGGATGGTCCTTTTGGTACGGATCTATCAGCTTACCGTCAAATCGAACACCTACTACGAATCCCTGGCCAAACAGAATATTGTCAAAAAAGAGTGGATTCTACCGGTCAGGGGGGAGATTCTCGATCGGCACGGCAAGCCGCTGGCCATCAACAAAATCGGTTTCAAAATTCTCGTGGATGCTCATCTTGCATCCAAAAAACGCCTTCCGGAACTGCTCAAAGCCCTGAAAGATATCGAAAGAGATTTTCCCGACGTCAACAGGACAAAACTGCTCAGGCGCTACAGGCGCATCGACTCCCCCTACCGGCACGATCCGATCGTCATGGTAAAATTCCTTCCCTACGAGCAGGTCCTTCCCCATTATACGGAACTCTCCAGAAAACCGCATATCACCATCGAACCGACGACAAAACGCTACTACCCCTACGGCGATATGACGGCACATGTCATCGGCTATGTGGGCAAAGCCAACCAAAAAGAGATGGCCGGTGACGAAATGGTGAAACTGACCATGATCGCCGGAAAAAGCGGTCTTGAAAAATACTACAACAGATTTCTGGAGGGCAGACCCGGATACAAAAAGGTGAAAGTGAGCGCCTTCAACGAACAGATCGATGTACTTAAGACGGTGCCGCCGAAAGAGGATACCGACATCACGCTCCATCTTGACATGGAGCTACAGGCGTTCATCTCCGAAATGTTCAAAAGGGAGAAAAAGTCGGGTGCCGTCATTGTCATGCGCACCGATGGGGCCATTCTCAGTGCGGGCAGCTATCCTGCATTCGATCCGAACGATTTTGTCAGCGGTATCAGCAAAGAGGAGTGGAAACGGATCATCGAAAACCTGAACCATCCCTTCACCAACAAGCTGATCCACGGTCTCTATCCGCCTGGATCGGTTATCAAGCCGGGTGTTGCCCTGGGGCTGATCGACTCGAAAAAGGTCTCTCCCTACACCACTTTCTTCTGCAACGGGGCCATCGAACTGGGCAAAACGGTCAAGCACAAATTCCGCTGCTGGAAGAGCAGCGGGCACGGAAAGACGGACATGGTCAAGGCGATCCGGGAGAGCTGTGATGTCTATTTCTACAAGGGGAGTCTGGTGACCGGTATCAACAAAATCGCCCGAGAATTGAGAAAAATGGGGCTTGGGGAAAAAAGCGGCATCGATCTGCCCAACGAATTTATCGGCGTCATACCCGACAAGATGTGGAAAATGAGCAAATACGGCCAGCCATGGTACATGGGTGAAACGCTCAACGCCGCTATCGGGCAGGGATATGTCCTCGTGACACCGATGCAGATAGCCCGCTACACCGCACTTTTGGCCACCGGAAAACTGCCAAAACCCTATCTGGTCGAGTCCCTGGCGGGCAGAAAACTCAAGCCGGTGCTCACCGATGTGCTCACACTCCGTGAAAAGCGGTCGCTTCCGATCATACGACGCGCCATGTACGAAGTGTGCAACCACCCCAAGGGAACGGCCTACTGGGCACTCAAGGGAACGAAGGTCAAAGTGGCTGGCAAAACCGGTACGGCCCAGGTCATCGGCATCCCCCAGGAGGAGAAAAAACGCATGAAAGAGGATGAACTCGCCTACTACCACCGCTCCCACGCCTGGCTGACGACCTACGGACCCTACCGCCATCCGCAGTATGTCGTGACGATCCTCATCGAGCACGGCGGCCACGGTGGGTCAGCCGCCGGCCCCATGACCAAGGCGATCTACAACTGGCTCATCGACCACGGGTATATCAAATAG
- the hisB gene encoding imidazoleglycerol-phosphate dehydratase HisB translates to MKVEKIRKTKETAIRLVLDTGGSGVSQIATGVGFFDHMLESFAKHAQFDLSVECRGDTHVDDHHTVEDVGIVLGEALSEAIYPIQNVERFGNSVVVMDEAAVECALDLSNRPYLVYEIDLKGKVGQFDVELAEEFFKAFAFNSGLTLHLVQQRGKNRHHLIEAAFKACAVALRRALVENAKAGVPSTKGVL, encoded by the coding sequence GTGAAAGTAGAGAAAATACGAAAAACCAAAGAGACAGCCATTCGCCTGGTGCTCGATACGGGGGGCAGCGGCGTCTCGCAGATCGCGACAGGTGTCGGATTTTTCGACCATATGCTCGAGAGTTTCGCCAAGCACGCCCAGTTCGACCTGAGTGTCGAATGTCGCGGGGACACCCATGTCGACGACCATCACACGGTCGAAGATGTCGGTATCGTACTGGGAGAGGCATTGAGCGAGGCGATCTATCCGATCCAGAATGTGGAACGGTTCGGCAACAGTGTCGTCGTGATGGACGAAGCGGCGGTGGAGTGTGCCCTCGATCTAAGCAACCGTCCCTATCTCGTCTATGAGATCGACCTGAAAGGAAAGGTCGGGCAGTTCGATGTGGAGCTTGCCGAGGAGTTCTTCAAGGCTTTCGCTTTCAACAGCGGTCTGACACTCCATCTGGTACAGCAACGGGGGAAAAACCGTCACCATCTCATCGAAGCGGCTTTCAAGGCGTGTGCCGTGGCGCTTCGCAGGGCACTGGTTGAAAATGCCAAGGCGGGTGTCCCGAGTACGAAGGGGGTGCTGTGA
- a CDS encoding lytic transglycosylase domain-containing protein codes for MKKAVSLLLLSLGLLHASLTAVNEPQYNDESTVLKSLDIDASFLYDPLFRQLKNDMNSRKRDHFLRMLKRGRIYIPTLQKMIDESGIPQVFLYMAMAESHFDAHALSRAKAAGLWQFIPETAKLYGLKIDRYIDERKDPVRSTEAAVRYLKDLHRRFGKWYLAAFAYNCGEGRVLRAIKKAGSDELHVLMDEKKKYLPKESRNYLRKIVSLALVANNAELCFTESELKLFRHTDGERLVRVKVSGGETLEHIASQIGMPTADLKTLNPQFNYGFTPPVAGASINIPQNRMAAFKKAYRPGKQKNMFLVHTVKKGESLSRIAHRYGISYKMIIAFNRIKKAVIYPKQELIIPVPRGSLHHYRVKKGDSIYKIAKRFGVKVATIKARNDLKDNIIHIGDKLVIPN; via the coding sequence GTGAAAAAAGCCGTATCGCTTCTTCTTTTGTCGCTGGGCCTGCTGCATGCGTCGCTTACCGCGGTCAACGAACCGCAGTACAACGACGAGAGCACTGTACTCAAAAGTCTCGACATCGATGCATCCTTTCTCTACGATCCGCTGTTCAGGCAGTTGAAAAACGATATGAACTCCCGCAAACGCGACCATTTTCTGCGGATGCTCAAACGGGGACGCATCTATATTCCGACCCTTCAGAAGATGATCGACGAGAGTGGCATTCCCCAGGTCTTTCTCTACATGGCGATGGCGGAGTCCCATTTCGATGCCCACGCCCTTTCCCGTGCGAAAGCGGCGGGATTGTGGCAGTTCATCCCCGAGACGGCGAAACTTTACGGACTGAAGATCGACCGCTATATCGACGAGCGGAAAGATCCCGTCCGGTCGACGGAAGCGGCTGTCAGGTATCTCAAAGACCTTCATCGCCGGTTCGGCAAATGGTATCTGGCGGCATTCGCTTACAACTGCGGAGAGGGTCGTGTGCTGCGGGCCATAAAGAAGGCGGGCTCCGATGAGCTGCATGTTCTGATGGACGAGAAGAAAAAATACCTGCCCAAAGAGAGCCGAAACTATCTGCGAAAAATCGTCTCGCTGGCCCTTGTGGCCAACAATGCGGAACTCTGTTTCACCGAATCGGAACTGAAACTTTTCAGACACACCGATGGCGAGAGACTTGTCCGCGTCAAAGTGAGCGGCGGCGAAACACTGGAACATATCGCCTCCCAGATCGGAATGCCGACGGCGGATCTTAAAACGCTCAACCCTCAATTCAATTACGGATTCACACCGCCTGTGGCGGGTGCAAGCATCAACATTCCGCAAAACAGGATGGCCGCTTTCAAAAAAGCCTACAGACCGGGCAAACAGAAGAACATGTTTTTGGTCCATACAGTCAAAAAAGGGGAGAGCCTGAGCCGCATCGCACACCGTTACGGCATCTCCTACAAGATGATCATCGCCTTCAACCGGATAAAGAAGGCGGTGATCTATCCGAAACAGGAGCTCATCATCCCGGTTCCTCGCGGATCGCTGCACCATTACAGGGTGAAAAAAGGGGATTCAATATACAAGATCGCGAAGCGTTTCGGTGTCAAAGTGGCGACGATCAAAGCACGGAACGATCTGAAAGACAATATCATCCATATAGGCGACAAACTTGTTATCCCGAACTAA
- a CDS encoding TatD family hydrolase: MIIDTHCHLDDTRFDDDLDAVIERAKAHGVRGFLIPGAEPKTLAKARKIAHTYPEVYYAAGVHPYDINEYDEALLLEHLQDEKCIAVGECGLDYYRLPEDTGQRHEEIAAQKRVFGAQIELAKRVGKPLIVHIRDAGSDSMQMLIDHHAKEVGGVLHCYNADEQLLKLAGHGFYYGIGGVVTFKNAKKLPHVLPKIPPDRIVVETDAPYLAPHPRRGKRNEPAYTLYIVEKIADILEMDVAEVESLTTRNAQRLFKPFATLQMV, encoded by the coding sequence ATGATTATCGACACCCACTGCCATCTGGACGATACGCGGTTTGACGACGATCTCGATGCGGTGATCGAGCGGGCGAAAGCGCACGGGGTACGGGGATTTTTGATACCCGGCGCCGAGCCCAAGACACTGGCGAAAGCAAGAAAAATCGCCCATACCTATCCGGAAGTGTACTACGCCGCAGGCGTCCATCCCTATGATATTAATGAATATGACGAAGCGCTGCTGCTCGAGCACCTGCAGGATGAGAAGTGCATCGCCGTCGGGGAGTGCGGACTCGATTATTACCGGCTTCCCGAGGATACAGGCCAAAGACACGAAGAGATCGCTGCACAAAAGAGAGTCTTCGGCGCCCAGATTGAACTGGCGAAGCGGGTGGGCAAGCCGCTGATCGTCCATATCCGCGACGCCGGCAGTGATTCGATGCAGATGCTGATCGACCATCATGCCAAAGAGGTGGGCGGCGTGCTTCACTGCTACAATGCAGACGAACAGCTTCTGAAGCTGGCCGGTCACGGCTTCTATTACGGCATCGGTGGCGTCGTGACTTTCAAAAACGCGAAAAAACTTCCCCACGTGCTTCCGAAAATCCCGCCGGATCGGATCGTCGTGGAAACAGACGCCCCCTATCTGGCGCCCCATCCCCGCAGGGGAAAGCGTAACGAACCCGCCTATACGCTCTACATCGTCGAAAAAATAGCCGATATACTTGAAATGGACGTCGCCGAGGTGGAGTCGCTGACGACCCGGAACGCGCAGCGGCTGTTTAAACCGTTTGCCACGTTGCAGATGGTATAA
- the lptA gene encoding lipopolysaccharide transport periplasmic protein LptA, with amino-acid sequence MKKSVMTLLAVSVLFAAAERVEILSDRFEADDVKHVAKFLGHVRMKKGADELNASKVVVYFDAKRKPLRYEAIGKASFVIHMKKEGQLYTGKADKLVYLPKEQRYELYGSVVLKEPRLDRTVTGEKVVVEKLSGRASVEGGGDKPVKFIFKVEERDGGEDR; translated from the coding sequence TTGAAAAAAAGTGTCATGACTCTACTGGCGGTATCGGTCCTTTTCGCGGCGGCGGAGCGGGTGGAAATTCTCTCGGACCGGTTCGAAGCGGACGATGTGAAACATGTCGCGAAATTTCTCGGCCATGTTCGGATGAAAAAGGGTGCCGACGAACTCAACGCGTCGAAGGTGGTGGTCTATTTCGACGCGAAGCGAAAACCCCTTCGCTACGAAGCGATCGGAAAGGCTTCCTTCGTCATCCACATGAAGAAAGAGGGGCAGCTCTACACCGGCAAAGCCGACAAACTTGTCTACCTCCCCAAAGAGCAGCGTTACGAACTCTACGGCAGTGTCGTGCTCAAAGAGCCCAGACTCGACAGAACCGTGACAGGGGAGAAAGTCGTCGTCGAGAAACTGAGCGGCAGGGCGAGCGTCGAGGGCGGGGGCGACAAACCGGTGAAGTTCATTTTCAAGGTGGAGGAACGCGATGGCGGCGAGGATCGTTGA
- a CDS encoding septal ring lytic transglycosylase RlpA family protein, whose protein sequence is MAGCSGHGTLGYPVIHGPSKPRSSQAVHRATLRPYSINGKTYYPTVVSLGWQQEGVASWYGPNFHGGKTSNGETYNMYEMTAAHKTLPMNTMVRVINRRNGRSVVVRINDRGPFVKGRIIDLSYAAAKKLGIDRTGTAPVRLTVLGFDNIIASMAKQAGRRVKKEVVLSGFGVQVGAFKHYRGAEIYRNRYDNFEGRYHAEIRKFIVHGEPLYRVWLLGFKSEAEARDFIKAWGIPGAFIIRG, encoded by the coding sequence ATGGCTGGATGCAGCGGACACGGCACACTGGGATATCCCGTCATCCATGGGCCATCGAAACCGCGCTCCTCCCAGGCGGTACACAGGGCGACGCTGCGTCCCTACTCGATCAACGGCAAGACCTACTATCCCACGGTAGTCTCCCTCGGATGGCAGCAGGAGGGTGTGGCCAGCTGGTACGGTCCCAATTTCCACGGCGGGAAGACATCCAATGGCGAAACCTACAATATGTACGAGATGACGGCAGCTCACAAGACCCTTCCGATGAACACCATGGTGCGGGTCATAAACAGGCGCAACGGCAGATCGGTCGTCGTGCGCATCAACGACAGGGGACCTTTTGTCAAGGGGCGCATCATCGATCTCTCCTATGCCGCAGCCAAAAAACTGGGTATCGACAGAACCGGTACGGCCCCGGTCCGTCTGACGGTTCTGGGCTTTGACAATATTATCGCTTCGATGGCCAAACAGGCGGGCCGAAGGGTGAAAAAAGAGGTGGTCCTGAGCGGTTTCGGCGTGCAGGTGGGAGCATTCAAGCACTACCGCGGAGCCGAAATCTACCGGAACCGATACGACAATTTCGAGGGACGCTACCATGCCGAGATCAGGAAGTTCATCGTCCACGGAGAGCCGCTCTATCGTGTCTGGCTTCTTGGTTTCAAAAGCGAAGCGGAAGCGAGAGATTTCATCAAAGCCTGGGGCATTCCCGGTGCATTTATCATAAGGGGGTGA
- the yihA gene encoding ribosome biogenesis GTP-binding protein YihA/YsxC produces the protein MAARIVDASFITSASRIEEAPAEGIGEVVFLGRSNVGKSSLLNSLTHRKHLAKSSSTPGKTRLINYFDIVYKEEETQEKFRLHFVDLPGFGYAKVSKSMKHAWQKSLNEFIRNRRTIRLFVHLRDARHPDVPIDEEVKSYIASFIGPDQCYIEIFTKSDKLNQKERGKILGKHPGAILVSNLKKQGIERVEQLIFDIVIKGKPCL, from the coding sequence ATGGCGGCGAGGATCGTTGACGCCTCCTTCATCACGAGTGCCAGCCGTATCGAAGAGGCTCCGGCGGAGGGGATCGGGGAGGTGGTTTTCCTCGGGCGCAGCAATGTGGGGAAAAGCTCGCTTCTTAACTCCCTGACTCACAGAAAACATCTGGCCAAAAGCTCATCGACACCGGGGAAAACACGTCTGATCAACTACTTCGACATTGTCTACAAGGAAGAGGAGACACAGGAGAAATTCAGGCTCCATTTCGTCGATCTGCCCGGATTCGGATATGCGAAAGTCTCCAAGAGCATGAAGCATGCGTGGCAGAAAAGCCTCAACGAATTCATCCGAAACCGCCGAACGATCCGTCTTTTTGTCCATCTCAGAGACGCACGGCATCCTGACGTACCGATCGACGAGGAAGTCAAATCCTACATCGCATCGTTCATCGGGCCCGATCAGTGCTATATCGAAATTTTCACAAAATCGGACAAACTGAATCAGAAAGAGAGAGGGAAGATACTTGGCAAGCATCCCGGTGCCATTTTGGTATCCAATCTTAAAAAACAGGGTATCGAAAGAGTGGAACAGCTCATTTTCGATATCGTCATCAAGGGAAAACCGTGTCTGTAA
- the ybeY gene encoding rRNA maturation RNase YbeY: protein MIEITNETNYRPNTNLLETIAAELTDRDIELVLTNNSRIREMNRLQRGVDAPTDVLSFPLEKVPFAPLGEIVISVEYAADKASQYGNSLDDEIALLFIHGLLHLLGYDHETDNGQMRRKEEELIRRFGLPESLIVRTEGSQ from the coding sequence ATGATAGAGATTACCAACGAAACCAACTACCGGCCCAATACCAATCTGCTCGAAACGATCGCGGCGGAACTGACCGACCGCGACATCGAACTCGTTTTGACTAACAACAGCAGAATCCGGGAGATGAACCGCCTGCAGCGGGGAGTCGACGCTCCGACCGACGTGCTCAGTTTCCCGCTGGAAAAGGTTCCCTTCGCGCCCCTCGGCGAGATCGTCATCAGTGTCGAATACGCCGCCGACAAGGCGAGCCAGTACGGAAACTCTCTTGACGACGAGATCGCCCTGCTCTTTATCCACGGGCTGCTCCACCTGCTGGGCTACGACCATGAGACCGACAATGGCCAAATGCGCCGGAAAGAGGAGGAGCTGATCCGCCGTTTCGGTTTACCCGAAAGCCTCATCGTCCGTACGGAGGGCAGCCAATGA
- the lptC gene encoding LPS export ABC transporter periplasmic protein LptC, with amino-acid sequence MDLTIRDFILLLFALAFSAIFFLEPYHVARIEKRGIPQIAFVDFESYEITGDGVTGHLTGEKAEKFMDRLQVSNAQLIRLAPRGEESVRAKKALFFLNRRVELRGDVHLEKEGGWVLDTQRLTYIIDKKLYTTQGFSFVITYGSSVIHGKNLHYYQKSGKIKAESIDAKIAEEDI; translated from the coding sequence TTGGACCTGACGATCAGAGATTTTATTCTGCTGCTTTTCGCGCTCGCTTTTTCTGCGATCTTTTTTCTCGAGCCCTATCATGTCGCCAGGATCGAGAAGCGGGGAATCCCGCAGATTGCATTTGTCGATTTCGAAAGTTACGAGATTACAGGCGACGGTGTCACCGGTCATCTTACCGGAGAAAAGGCGGAAAAATTCATGGACCGGTTGCAAGTCAGCAACGCGCAGCTGATCCGTTTGGCACCCAGGGGTGAAGAGTCGGTCCGGGCGAAAAAAGCTCTCTTCTTTCTTAACAGAAGGGTCGAGCTAAGAGGAGATGTCCATCTTGAAAAAGAGGGCGGTTGGGTTCTTGATACGCAAAGACTCACCTATATCATCGACAAAAAACTCTACACGACACAGGGCTTTTCCTTCGTCATCACCTACGGCAGCAGCGTCATCCACGGCAAAAACCTCCACTATTACCAAAAAAGTGGTAAAATCAAGGCCGAATCGATAGATGCGAAGATAGCGGAAGAGGATATCTGA
- a CDS encoding KdsC family phosphatase, with product MIKLIVLDVDGCMTDGKIVYTQKGDELKAFNVKDGFAIVNWIRLGRAAAIITGRSSKIVERRAKELGIRHFYQHVKDKLAMLENLCEELGIECSEVAVIGDDLNDYRMLKACGISFVPADANHYVIDIADVVLSKNGGEGAIREMIELLIRQEGLEEEYLALWT from the coding sequence GTGATCAAGCTGATCGTTCTCGATGTCGATGGCTGCATGACCGATGGTAAAATCGTCTATACGCAGAAGGGGGACGAACTCAAAGCCTTCAACGTGAAGGACGGATTTGCTATCGTCAACTGGATTCGCCTTGGACGTGCCGCCGCCATTATCACGGGGCGCAGCTCAAAAATCGTGGAGCGCCGAGCGAAAGAGCTAGGAATCAGGCATTTCTACCAGCATGTCAAGGACAAACTCGCGATGCTCGAAAATCTCTGCGAAGAGCTGGGCATCGAATGCAGCGAAGTGGCTGTCATCGGGGATGACCTGAATGATTACAGAATGCTCAAAGCGTGCGGCATCTCCTTTGTTCCGGCCGATGCCAACCATTATGTCATCGACATTGCCGACGTGGTGCTGAGCAAAAACGGCGGGGAGGGAGCGATCCGGGAGATGATCGAACTGCTAATCCGGCAGGAGGGGCTTGAAGAGGAGTATCTGGCACTTTGGACCTGA